One genomic segment of Ictalurus punctatus breed USDA103 chromosome 4, Coco_2.0, whole genome shotgun sequence includes these proteins:
- the zfpm1 gene encoding zinc finger protein ZFPM1 isoform X2 → MSRRKQSSIGDLDGGEDNPPDDVSLSGEEAGASDQDDSAECDESSPSFAPLYNEEPRTHESPDTPDIDEEDEKGWKPSDEEEIQMEDKEEEEEEEEEEVESNWNGPDDLKLCDGPEDSKVLACKDLLVDTLWGPFSGSIQSDETANGVSNQSLLCEDVDCWLTRIPVTSCSSEANCIIYSQGDGLYCKLTQELSSGDALVAILSWTSAAQQAETQTLNPTVKEEPEYPATLPSDIQLLPQQAGMAAILATAVVNKDIFPCKDCGIWYRSERNLQAHLMYYCASRQKQKATASPPQDKPKDSYPNERVCPFPQCNKSCPSASSLEIHMRTHSGERPFVCLICLSAFTTKANCERHLKVHTDTLNGVCHGCGFISTTRDILYSHLVTSHMMCQPGSRSEGYSPKLPVATGLSPGDSGILLKCQVCGFSADTPALLQQHVHTHLEVRVPVERSHTPRQGNPVTSELSESQDQELSASMPRPDSSSPGANGGAATSRDCCSPEQLKIKEEPQSDSESETREEEQDGNHSANAAEPSSPHPTSPKSPSVIAVKAEPTSPTPGSSPVHLGAGGSVLPGGALFLPTYLFSPEAAIMPQASEILAKMSEMVHSRLKSGQVSASAQGFYSTGSPAGVLKGATCFECDITFNNINNYYAHKRLYCSSRHQQGEGSGLVTDDPVTTAAVSGHDNSPQAGPGNSTTSASPSYTDSAVIDPVTDSQPTEVKSETPGLKDTVCSSSSEGEGGGGGRISEGSQSPAEISGSAEDLDEDPTRTFCQACNIRFSRHENYIVHKKFYCASRHDPSNHRLLAGKVAFVPQPIRTRKRKKMYEIHMARNEALASAAALPSVPGISVKQEGAGTSAHSGPPVTTVASSARSSSPESDGPIDLSKKPCLRENSRGNNIPALPLTDYHKCTACSISFNSIENYLAHKTYYCPATALQPQTREQLHRLKRPTSTSPKNRVPDLHPDTKSHQTGKPTVVPHTSVLPSLESTSHSVPGLKTPSTPPVICPYCPPNRAVTSDLVEHFRTAHGLVLTTQQQSEVQPPSVSPSNSLSPRNGAPLTPPKPSPRPQRDGLNGRTRRDAASPSSPLLNGSPVAQHPLGAGSPKATPPALSPTGSILLTVSPVSDSLRELGSPGHTTTHLVLSEKAVSHIAPTTQKAVLATALQNGNTRYCRLCNIKFSSLSTFIAHKKYYCSSHSAEHVK, encoded by the exons atGATTTGAAGCTGTGTGATGGACCAGAGGACTCTAAGGTTCTGGCTTGCAAGGACCTCTTGGTGGACACACTCTGGGGCCCATTCTCTGGAAGCATCCAATCAGATGAAACTGCAAATGGAGTATCCAATCAA AGTCTGTTGTGTGAGGATGTGGACTGTTGGCTCACAAGAATCCCTGTGACCTCCTGTTCCTCAGAAGCAAACTGCATCATTTACAGTCAAG GTGATGGTCTGTACTGTAAGCTCACTCAGGAGCTCTCTAGTGGAGATGCTTTAGTGGCCATTCTTTCCTGGACCAGCGCAGCACAGCAGGCTGAGACCCAAACTCTTAACCCCACAGTGAAGGAGGAGCCGGAATACCCAGCAACCCTACCTTCTGATATCCAGCTCCTCCCACAGCAGGCTGgcatggctgccattttggcaACTGCAGTTGTTAACA aggATATATTCCCATGCAAAGACTGTGGGATCTGGTATAGAAGTGAGAGGAACCTGCAAGCTCATCTCATGTACTACTGTGCCAGCCGGCAGAAGCAAAAGGCCACGGCTTCCCCTCCACAGGACAAGCCCAAAGACTCCTACCCTAATGAGAGGGTTTGTCCATTCCCCCAGTGCAACAAGAGTTGTCCCAGTGCTAGCTCACTGGAGATCCACATGAGGACACACAGTG GTGAGCGTCCATTTGTCTGTTTGATCTGCTTGTCCGCATTCACTACCAAAGCCAACTGTGAGCGGCATTTGAAAGTGCACACTGACACTCTAAATGGTGTGTGCCATGGCTGTGGATTCATCTCTACAACTCGAGACATCCTCTACAGCCATCTGGTCACTAGCCACATGATGTGCCAGCCTGGTTCTCGCAGTGAAGGCTACTCCCCCAAACTTCCAGTGGCCACAG GCCTGAGTCCTGGAGACTCTGGCATATTGCTGAAGTGTCAAGTGTGTGGATTTTCAGCAGACACCCCTGCTCTGCTCCAACAGCATGTCCATACCCACCTGGAGGTCAGGGTTCCTGTTGAAAGGAGCCACACACCTCGCCAAGGTAACCCTGTAACCTCAGAGCTCTCTGAGTCTCAAGACCAAGAGCTATCAGCCAGCATGCCCAGACCAGACTCTTCCAGCCCTGGGGCCAATGGTGGAGCAGCCACCTCCCGTGACTGCTGTTCTCCTGAGCAGCTGAAGATCAAGGAAGAGCCACAGTCTGACTCAGAAAGTGAAACAAGGGAAGAAGAGCAGGATGGTAATCATAGTGCAAATGCAGCAGAGCCAAGCTCTCCTCATCCTACCTCTCCTAAGAGTCCCTCAGTCATTGCAGTAAAGGCAGAGCCGACTAGTCCCACTCCAGGCTCTAGCCCTGTTCACTTGGGAGCAGGGGGATCAGTGTTACCTGGTGGAGCTTTGTTTCTGCCCACTTACCTCTTCAGCCCAGAGGCTGCCATTATGCCCCAGGCTTCTGAAATCCTGGCTAAAATGTCTGAAATGGTTCATAGTAGGTTGAAGAGTGGGCAGGTCTCAGCATCTGCACAAGGTTTCTACTCCACAGGCTCTCCGGCTGGTGTCCTCAAGGGGGCAACATGCTTTGAGTGTGACATCACCTTCAATAACATCAACAACTATTATGCCCACAAGAGATTGTACTGCTCCAGCAGACACCAGCAAGGGGAGGGATCAGGCCTGGTAACAGATGATCCAGTAACTACAGCAGCCGTTTCAGGCCATGATAACTCTCCACAAGCAGGACCAGGCAATTCTACCACTTCAGCTTCCCCTAGCTACACTGACTCTGCAGTGATTGACCCAGTTACAGACAGCCAGCCAACTGAGGTGAAGAGTGAGACTCCAGGACTGAAAGACACGGTATGCTCATCTTCCTCAGAGGGTGAGGGTGGTGGAGGGGGTAGGATAAGTGAGGGGAGCCAAAGCCCTGCAGAAATCAGTGGATCAGCTGAAGACCTGGATGAGGATCCCACTCGTACTTTCTGTCAGGCTTGCAATATCCGCTTTAGCAGACATGAGAACTACATTGTTCATAAGAAATTTTACTGTGCCTCACGTCACGACCCTTCCAACCACCGCCTCTTGGCAGGCAAAGTTGCCTTTGTGCCACAGCCCATTCGTACACGGAAACGCAAAAAGATGTATGAAATCCATATGGCAAGGAATGAGGCCCTGGCCAGTGCTGCTGCCCTTCCTTCTGTACCAGGCATATCAGTGAAACAAGAGGGTGCCGGTACCAGTGCCCACTCTGGGCCACCTGTGACCACAGTTGCCAGCTCTGCTCGCAGTTCTAGTCCAGAGAGTGATGGCCCCATTGACCTTAGCAAAAAGCCCTGCTTGCGGGAGAACTCGAGAGGAAATAATATTCCAGCTTTGCCCCTCACGGATTACCACAAATGTACAGCCTGCAGTATCAGCTTCAACAGCATTGAGAATTACTTGGCCCACAAAACTTACTACTGCCCTGCCACCGCCTTGCAACCTCAAACCCGGGAGCAGCTGCATCGGCTTAAAAGACCCACTTCCACTTCCCCTAAGAACAGAGTTCCTGATCTGCATCCTGACACCAAAAGCCACCAAACTGGAAAGCCCACGGTGGTTCCTCACACCTCTGTCTTACCCAGTCTGGAGTCTACCTCTCATTCTGTGCCTGGGTTGAAGACCCCCAGCACTCCTCCTGTGATTTGTCCTTACTGCCCTCCTAATCGAGCAGTGACATCTGATCTGGTGGAGCATTTCAGGACGGCTCATGGGCTGGTCCTTACCACACAGCAGCAGTCTGAGGTTCAGCCACCCAGTGTTAGTCCCAGCAACAGCCTCAGCCCTCGTAATGGAGCTCCATTAACCCCTCCTAAACCAAGCCCCAGACCCCAGAGGGATGGTCTAAATGGCCGGACCAGGAGGGATGCTGCCTCTCCCTCCTCTCCCCTGCTCAATGGAAGCCCTGTAGCACAACATCCTCTTGGGGCTGGCTCTCCTAAAGCAACCCCCCCTGCCCTCTCACCCACAGGCTCAATTCTTTTGACTGTGTCACCTGTGTCTGACTCCTTGAGAGAGTTGGGGTCACCAGGACATACCACCACTCACTTGGTTCTCTCAGAGAAAGCTGTAAGCCACATAGCCCCAACAACGCAGAAGGCAGTCCTTGCAACAGCATTACAAAATGGGAATACTCGCTACTGTCGGTTGTGCAACATCAAATTCAGCAGCCTGTCCACCTTCATTGCACACAAAAAGTACTACTGCTCCTCCCACAGTGCTGAACATGTCAAGTGA
- the zfpm1 gene encoding zinc finger protein ZFPM1 isoform X1, with product MSRRKQSKPRQIKRSIGDLDGGEDNPPDDVSLSGEEAGASDQDDSAECDESSPSFAPLYNEEPRTHESPDTPDIDEEDEKGWKPSDEEEIQMEDKEEEEEEEEEEVESNWNGPDDLKLCDGPEDSKVLACKDLLVDTLWGPFSGSIQSDETANGVSNQSLLCEDVDCWLTRIPVTSCSSEANCIIYSQGDGLYCKLTQELSSGDALVAILSWTSAAQQAETQTLNPTVKEEPEYPATLPSDIQLLPQQAGMAAILATAVVNKDIFPCKDCGIWYRSERNLQAHLMYYCASRQKQKATASPPQDKPKDSYPNERVCPFPQCNKSCPSASSLEIHMRTHSGERPFVCLICLSAFTTKANCERHLKVHTDTLNGVCHGCGFISTTRDILYSHLVTSHMMCQPGSRSEGYSPKLPVATGLSPGDSGILLKCQVCGFSADTPALLQQHVHTHLEVRVPVERSHTPRQGNPVTSELSESQDQELSASMPRPDSSSPGANGGAATSRDCCSPEQLKIKEEPQSDSESETREEEQDGNHSANAAEPSSPHPTSPKSPSVIAVKAEPTSPTPGSSPVHLGAGGSVLPGGALFLPTYLFSPEAAIMPQASEILAKMSEMVHSRLKSGQVSASAQGFYSTGSPAGVLKGATCFECDITFNNINNYYAHKRLYCSSRHQQGEGSGLVTDDPVTTAAVSGHDNSPQAGPGNSTTSASPSYTDSAVIDPVTDSQPTEVKSETPGLKDTVCSSSSEGEGGGGGRISEGSQSPAEISGSAEDLDEDPTRTFCQACNIRFSRHENYIVHKKFYCASRHDPSNHRLLAGKVAFVPQPIRTRKRKKMYEIHMARNEALASAAALPSVPGISVKQEGAGTSAHSGPPVTTVASSARSSSPESDGPIDLSKKPCLRENSRGNNIPALPLTDYHKCTACSISFNSIENYLAHKTYYCPATALQPQTREQLHRLKRPTSTSPKNRVPDLHPDTKSHQTGKPTVVPHTSVLPSLESTSHSVPGLKTPSTPPVICPYCPPNRAVTSDLVEHFRTAHGLVLTTQQQSEVQPPSVSPSNSLSPRNGAPLTPPKPSPRPQRDGLNGRTRRDAASPSSPLLNGSPVAQHPLGAGSPKATPPALSPTGSILLTVSPVSDSLRELGSPGHTTTHLVLSEKAVSHIAPTTQKAVLATALQNGNTRYCRLCNIKFSSLSTFIAHKKYYCSSHSAEHVK from the exons atGATTTGAAGCTGTGTGATGGACCAGAGGACTCTAAGGTTCTGGCTTGCAAGGACCTCTTGGTGGACACACTCTGGGGCCCATTCTCTGGAAGCATCCAATCAGATGAAACTGCAAATGGAGTATCCAATCAA AGTCTGTTGTGTGAGGATGTGGACTGTTGGCTCACAAGAATCCCTGTGACCTCCTGTTCCTCAGAAGCAAACTGCATCATTTACAGTCAAG GTGATGGTCTGTACTGTAAGCTCACTCAGGAGCTCTCTAGTGGAGATGCTTTAGTGGCCATTCTTTCCTGGACCAGCGCAGCACAGCAGGCTGAGACCCAAACTCTTAACCCCACAGTGAAGGAGGAGCCGGAATACCCAGCAACCCTACCTTCTGATATCCAGCTCCTCCCACAGCAGGCTGgcatggctgccattttggcaACTGCAGTTGTTAACA aggATATATTCCCATGCAAAGACTGTGGGATCTGGTATAGAAGTGAGAGGAACCTGCAAGCTCATCTCATGTACTACTGTGCCAGCCGGCAGAAGCAAAAGGCCACGGCTTCCCCTCCACAGGACAAGCCCAAAGACTCCTACCCTAATGAGAGGGTTTGTCCATTCCCCCAGTGCAACAAGAGTTGTCCCAGTGCTAGCTCACTGGAGATCCACATGAGGACACACAGTG GTGAGCGTCCATTTGTCTGTTTGATCTGCTTGTCCGCATTCACTACCAAAGCCAACTGTGAGCGGCATTTGAAAGTGCACACTGACACTCTAAATGGTGTGTGCCATGGCTGTGGATTCATCTCTACAACTCGAGACATCCTCTACAGCCATCTGGTCACTAGCCACATGATGTGCCAGCCTGGTTCTCGCAGTGAAGGCTACTCCCCCAAACTTCCAGTGGCCACAG GCCTGAGTCCTGGAGACTCTGGCATATTGCTGAAGTGTCAAGTGTGTGGATTTTCAGCAGACACCCCTGCTCTGCTCCAACAGCATGTCCATACCCACCTGGAGGTCAGGGTTCCTGTTGAAAGGAGCCACACACCTCGCCAAGGTAACCCTGTAACCTCAGAGCTCTCTGAGTCTCAAGACCAAGAGCTATCAGCCAGCATGCCCAGACCAGACTCTTCCAGCCCTGGGGCCAATGGTGGAGCAGCCACCTCCCGTGACTGCTGTTCTCCTGAGCAGCTGAAGATCAAGGAAGAGCCACAGTCTGACTCAGAAAGTGAAACAAGGGAAGAAGAGCAGGATGGTAATCATAGTGCAAATGCAGCAGAGCCAAGCTCTCCTCATCCTACCTCTCCTAAGAGTCCCTCAGTCATTGCAGTAAAGGCAGAGCCGACTAGTCCCACTCCAGGCTCTAGCCCTGTTCACTTGGGAGCAGGGGGATCAGTGTTACCTGGTGGAGCTTTGTTTCTGCCCACTTACCTCTTCAGCCCAGAGGCTGCCATTATGCCCCAGGCTTCTGAAATCCTGGCTAAAATGTCTGAAATGGTTCATAGTAGGTTGAAGAGTGGGCAGGTCTCAGCATCTGCACAAGGTTTCTACTCCACAGGCTCTCCGGCTGGTGTCCTCAAGGGGGCAACATGCTTTGAGTGTGACATCACCTTCAATAACATCAACAACTATTATGCCCACAAGAGATTGTACTGCTCCAGCAGACACCAGCAAGGGGAGGGATCAGGCCTGGTAACAGATGATCCAGTAACTACAGCAGCCGTTTCAGGCCATGATAACTCTCCACAAGCAGGACCAGGCAATTCTACCACTTCAGCTTCCCCTAGCTACACTGACTCTGCAGTGATTGACCCAGTTACAGACAGCCAGCCAACTGAGGTGAAGAGTGAGACTCCAGGACTGAAAGACACGGTATGCTCATCTTCCTCAGAGGGTGAGGGTGGTGGAGGGGGTAGGATAAGTGAGGGGAGCCAAAGCCCTGCAGAAATCAGTGGATCAGCTGAAGACCTGGATGAGGATCCCACTCGTACTTTCTGTCAGGCTTGCAATATCCGCTTTAGCAGACATGAGAACTACATTGTTCATAAGAAATTTTACTGTGCCTCACGTCACGACCCTTCCAACCACCGCCTCTTGGCAGGCAAAGTTGCCTTTGTGCCACAGCCCATTCGTACACGGAAACGCAAAAAGATGTATGAAATCCATATGGCAAGGAATGAGGCCCTGGCCAGTGCTGCTGCCCTTCCTTCTGTACCAGGCATATCAGTGAAACAAGAGGGTGCCGGTACCAGTGCCCACTCTGGGCCACCTGTGACCACAGTTGCCAGCTCTGCTCGCAGTTCTAGTCCAGAGAGTGATGGCCCCATTGACCTTAGCAAAAAGCCCTGCTTGCGGGAGAACTCGAGAGGAAATAATATTCCAGCTTTGCCCCTCACGGATTACCACAAATGTACAGCCTGCAGTATCAGCTTCAACAGCATTGAGAATTACTTGGCCCACAAAACTTACTACTGCCCTGCCACCGCCTTGCAACCTCAAACCCGGGAGCAGCTGCATCGGCTTAAAAGACCCACTTCCACTTCCCCTAAGAACAGAGTTCCTGATCTGCATCCTGACACCAAAAGCCACCAAACTGGAAAGCCCACGGTGGTTCCTCACACCTCTGTCTTACCCAGTCTGGAGTCTACCTCTCATTCTGTGCCTGGGTTGAAGACCCCCAGCACTCCTCCTGTGATTTGTCCTTACTGCCCTCCTAATCGAGCAGTGACATCTGATCTGGTGGAGCATTTCAGGACGGCTCATGGGCTGGTCCTTACCACACAGCAGCAGTCTGAGGTTCAGCCACCCAGTGTTAGTCCCAGCAACAGCCTCAGCCCTCGTAATGGAGCTCCATTAACCCCTCCTAAACCAAGCCCCAGACCCCAGAGGGATGGTCTAAATGGCCGGACCAGGAGGGATGCTGCCTCTCCCTCCTCTCCCCTGCTCAATGGAAGCCCTGTAGCACAACATCCTCTTGGGGCTGGCTCTCCTAAAGCAACCCCCCCTGCCCTCTCACCCACAGGCTCAATTCTTTTGACTGTGTCACCTGTGTCTGACTCCTTGAGAGAGTTGGGGTCACCAGGACATACCACCACTCACTTGGTTCTCTCAGAGAAAGCTGTAAGCCACATAGCCCCAACAACGCAGAAGGCAGTCCTTGCAACAGCATTACAAAATGGGAATACTCGCTACTGTCGGTTGTGCAACATCAAATTCAGCAGCCTGTCCACCTTCATTGCACACAAAAAGTACTACTGCTCCTCCCACAGTGCTGAACATGTCAAGTGA
- the zfpm1 gene encoding zinc finger protein ZFPM1 isoform X3, protein MEDKEEEEEEEEEEVESNWNGPDDLKLCDGPEDSKVLACKDLLVDTLWGPFSGSIQSDETANGVSNQSLLCEDVDCWLTRIPVTSCSSEANCIIYSQGDGLYCKLTQELSSGDALVAILSWTSAAQQAETQTLNPTVKEEPEYPATLPSDIQLLPQQAGMAAILATAVVNKDIFPCKDCGIWYRSERNLQAHLMYYCASRQKQKATASPPQDKPKDSYPNERVCPFPQCNKSCPSASSLEIHMRTHSGERPFVCLICLSAFTTKANCERHLKVHTDTLNGVCHGCGFISTTRDILYSHLVTSHMMCQPGSRSEGYSPKLPVATGLSPGDSGILLKCQVCGFSADTPALLQQHVHTHLEVRVPVERSHTPRQGNPVTSELSESQDQELSASMPRPDSSSPGANGGAATSRDCCSPEQLKIKEEPQSDSESETREEEQDGNHSANAAEPSSPHPTSPKSPSVIAVKAEPTSPTPGSSPVHLGAGGSVLPGGALFLPTYLFSPEAAIMPQASEILAKMSEMVHSRLKSGQVSASAQGFYSTGSPAGVLKGATCFECDITFNNINNYYAHKRLYCSSRHQQGEGSGLVTDDPVTTAAVSGHDNSPQAGPGNSTTSASPSYTDSAVIDPVTDSQPTEVKSETPGLKDTVCSSSSEGEGGGGGRISEGSQSPAEISGSAEDLDEDPTRTFCQACNIRFSRHENYIVHKKFYCASRHDPSNHRLLAGKVAFVPQPIRTRKRKKMYEIHMARNEALASAAALPSVPGISVKQEGAGTSAHSGPPVTTVASSARSSSPESDGPIDLSKKPCLRENSRGNNIPALPLTDYHKCTACSISFNSIENYLAHKTYYCPATALQPQTREQLHRLKRPTSTSPKNRVPDLHPDTKSHQTGKPTVVPHTSVLPSLESTSHSVPGLKTPSTPPVICPYCPPNRAVTSDLVEHFRTAHGLVLTTQQQSEVQPPSVSPSNSLSPRNGAPLTPPKPSPRPQRDGLNGRTRRDAASPSSPLLNGSPVAQHPLGAGSPKATPPALSPTGSILLTVSPVSDSLRELGSPGHTTTHLVLSEKAVSHIAPTTQKAVLATALQNGNTRYCRLCNIKFSSLSTFIAHKKYYCSSHSAEHVK, encoded by the exons atGATTTGAAGCTGTGTGATGGACCAGAGGACTCTAAGGTTCTGGCTTGCAAGGACCTCTTGGTGGACACACTCTGGGGCCCATTCTCTGGAAGCATCCAATCAGATGAAACTGCAAATGGAGTATCCAATCAA AGTCTGTTGTGTGAGGATGTGGACTGTTGGCTCACAAGAATCCCTGTGACCTCCTGTTCCTCAGAAGCAAACTGCATCATTTACAGTCAAG GTGATGGTCTGTACTGTAAGCTCACTCAGGAGCTCTCTAGTGGAGATGCTTTAGTGGCCATTCTTTCCTGGACCAGCGCAGCACAGCAGGCTGAGACCCAAACTCTTAACCCCACAGTGAAGGAGGAGCCGGAATACCCAGCAACCCTACCTTCTGATATCCAGCTCCTCCCACAGCAGGCTGgcatggctgccattttggcaACTGCAGTTGTTAACA aggATATATTCCCATGCAAAGACTGTGGGATCTGGTATAGAAGTGAGAGGAACCTGCAAGCTCATCTCATGTACTACTGTGCCAGCCGGCAGAAGCAAAAGGCCACGGCTTCCCCTCCACAGGACAAGCCCAAAGACTCCTACCCTAATGAGAGGGTTTGTCCATTCCCCCAGTGCAACAAGAGTTGTCCCAGTGCTAGCTCACTGGAGATCCACATGAGGACACACAGTG GTGAGCGTCCATTTGTCTGTTTGATCTGCTTGTCCGCATTCACTACCAAAGCCAACTGTGAGCGGCATTTGAAAGTGCACACTGACACTCTAAATGGTGTGTGCCATGGCTGTGGATTCATCTCTACAACTCGAGACATCCTCTACAGCCATCTGGTCACTAGCCACATGATGTGCCAGCCTGGTTCTCGCAGTGAAGGCTACTCCCCCAAACTTCCAGTGGCCACAG GCCTGAGTCCTGGAGACTCTGGCATATTGCTGAAGTGTCAAGTGTGTGGATTTTCAGCAGACACCCCTGCTCTGCTCCAACAGCATGTCCATACCCACCTGGAGGTCAGGGTTCCTGTTGAAAGGAGCCACACACCTCGCCAAGGTAACCCTGTAACCTCAGAGCTCTCTGAGTCTCAAGACCAAGAGCTATCAGCCAGCATGCCCAGACCAGACTCTTCCAGCCCTGGGGCCAATGGTGGAGCAGCCACCTCCCGTGACTGCTGTTCTCCTGAGCAGCTGAAGATCAAGGAAGAGCCACAGTCTGACTCAGAAAGTGAAACAAGGGAAGAAGAGCAGGATGGTAATCATAGTGCAAATGCAGCAGAGCCAAGCTCTCCTCATCCTACCTCTCCTAAGAGTCCCTCAGTCATTGCAGTAAAGGCAGAGCCGACTAGTCCCACTCCAGGCTCTAGCCCTGTTCACTTGGGAGCAGGGGGATCAGTGTTACCTGGTGGAGCTTTGTTTCTGCCCACTTACCTCTTCAGCCCAGAGGCTGCCATTATGCCCCAGGCTTCTGAAATCCTGGCTAAAATGTCTGAAATGGTTCATAGTAGGTTGAAGAGTGGGCAGGTCTCAGCATCTGCACAAGGTTTCTACTCCACAGGCTCTCCGGCTGGTGTCCTCAAGGGGGCAACATGCTTTGAGTGTGACATCACCTTCAATAACATCAACAACTATTATGCCCACAAGAGATTGTACTGCTCCAGCAGACACCAGCAAGGGGAGGGATCAGGCCTGGTAACAGATGATCCAGTAACTACAGCAGCCGTTTCAGGCCATGATAACTCTCCACAAGCAGGACCAGGCAATTCTACCACTTCAGCTTCCCCTAGCTACACTGACTCTGCAGTGATTGACCCAGTTACAGACAGCCAGCCAACTGAGGTGAAGAGTGAGACTCCAGGACTGAAAGACACGGTATGCTCATCTTCCTCAGAGGGTGAGGGTGGTGGAGGGGGTAGGATAAGTGAGGGGAGCCAAAGCCCTGCAGAAATCAGTGGATCAGCTGAAGACCTGGATGAGGATCCCACTCGTACTTTCTGTCAGGCTTGCAATATCCGCTTTAGCAGACATGAGAACTACATTGTTCATAAGAAATTTTACTGTGCCTCACGTCACGACCCTTCCAACCACCGCCTCTTGGCAGGCAAAGTTGCCTTTGTGCCACAGCCCATTCGTACACGGAAACGCAAAAAGATGTATGAAATCCATATGGCAAGGAATGAGGCCCTGGCCAGTGCTGCTGCCCTTCCTTCTGTACCAGGCATATCAGTGAAACAAGAGGGTGCCGGTACCAGTGCCCACTCTGGGCCACCTGTGACCACAGTTGCCAGCTCTGCTCGCAGTTCTAGTCCAGAGAGTGATGGCCCCATTGACCTTAGCAAAAAGCCCTGCTTGCGGGAGAACTCGAGAGGAAATAATATTCCAGCTTTGCCCCTCACGGATTACCACAAATGTACAGCCTGCAGTATCAGCTTCAACAGCATTGAGAATTACTTGGCCCACAAAACTTACTACTGCCCTGCCACCGCCTTGCAACCTCAAACCCGGGAGCAGCTGCATCGGCTTAAAAGACCCACTTCCACTTCCCCTAAGAACAGAGTTCCTGATCTGCATCCTGACACCAAAAGCCACCAAACTGGAAAGCCCACGGTGGTTCCTCACACCTCTGTCTTACCCAGTCTGGAGTCTACCTCTCATTCTGTGCCTGGGTTGAAGACCCCCAGCACTCCTCCTGTGATTTGTCCTTACTGCCCTCCTAATCGAGCAGTGACATCTGATCTGGTGGAGCATTTCAGGACGGCTCATGGGCTGGTCCTTACCACACAGCAGCAGTCTGAGGTTCAGCCACCCAGTGTTAGTCCCAGCAACAGCCTCAGCCCTCGTAATGGAGCTCCATTAACCCCTCCTAAACCAAGCCCCAGACCCCAGAGGGATGGTCTAAATGGCCGGACCAGGAGGGATGCTGCCTCTCCCTCCTCTCCCCTGCTCAATGGAAGCCCTGTAGCACAACATCCTCTTGGGGCTGGCTCTCCTAAAGCAACCCCCCCTGCCCTCTCACCCACAGGCTCAATTCTTTTGACTGTGTCACCTGTGTCTGACTCCTTGAGAGAGTTGGGGTCACCAGGACATACCACCACTCACTTGGTTCTCTCAGAGAAAGCTGTAAGCCACATAGCCCCAACAACGCAGAAGGCAGTCCTTGCAACAGCATTACAAAATGGGAATACTCGCTACTGTCGGTTGTGCAACATCAAATTCAGCAGCCTGTCCACCTTCATTGCACACAAAAAGTACTACTGCTCCTCCCACAGTGCTGAACATGTCAAGTGA